The following are encoded together in the Adhaeribacter arboris genome:
- a CDS encoding deoxyhypusine synthase family protein: MKVTEFLKNQYRHFNAAALIDAAEGYKTHLANGNKMLVTLAGAMSTAELGISLAEMIRQDKIHAISCTGANLEEDIFNLVAHDFYERIPHYRDLTAQDEEDLLNRHMNRVTDTCIPEMEAMRRIEDTVLKFWEKADQECKAYFPHEFFYQILLSGELEQYYQIDPKNSWMLEAAKKNLPIFVPGWEDSTLGNIYAGHVISGDIQNVHTMKTGIQYMMLLADWYTQTAKEESTIGFFQIGGGIAGDFPICVVPMLHQDLQRTGVPLWGYFAQISDSTTSYGSYSGAVPNEKITWGKLGKDTPKYIIESDATIVAPLIFAIVLDL; the protein is encoded by the coding sequence ATGAAGGTAACGGAATTTTTAAAAAATCAATACAGGCATTTTAACGCTGCCGCCTTAATAGATGCGGCCGAAGGTTATAAAACCCACTTAGCGAACGGTAATAAAATGCTGGTAACTTTAGCCGGCGCCATGAGTACCGCGGAACTAGGCATTAGCTTAGCGGAAATGATCCGGCAAGATAAAATCCATGCTATTAGCTGTACCGGAGCTAACCTGGAAGAAGATATTTTTAACCTGGTCGCCCACGACTTCTATGAGCGCATTCCGCATTACCGCGATCTTACCGCTCAGGACGAAGAAGATTTACTGAATCGGCACATGAACCGCGTAACGGATACCTGTATTCCAGAAATGGAGGCCATGCGCCGCATTGAAGATACCGTATTAAAGTTTTGGGAAAAAGCCGATCAGGAATGCAAAGCTTATTTTCCGCACGAGTTTTTTTATCAGATTTTACTTTCCGGCGAGTTAGAGCAATACTACCAAATTGACCCAAAAAACTCCTGGATGTTGGAAGCGGCCAAGAAAAACCTCCCCATTTTTGTACCAGGCTGGGAAGACTCTACCTTAGGAAATATTTATGCGGGTCACGTAATTAGCGGCGACATCCAAAACGTGCATACCATGAAAACCGGTATCCAGTACATGATGCTGTTGGCAGATTGGTATACGCAAACGGCGAAAGAAGAATCTACCATTGGCTTTTTCCAGATTGGCGGCGGTATTGCCGGCGATTTCCCAATCTGCGTCGTTCCTATGCTGCACCAGGATTTACAACGTACCGGCGTACCCTTATGGGGTTATTTTGCTCAGATCTCTGATTCTACTACTAGCTATGGTTCTTATTCAGGTGCGGTACCTAACGAGAAAATAACCTGGGGTAAATTAGGCAAGGATACCCCTAAATACATCATTGAATCGGATGCTACTATTGTGGCTCCCTTAATATTCGCTATTGTATTGGATTTATAA
- a CDS encoding outer membrane beta-barrel protein, translated as MQKTFTYLLWATFLLLVTNFNTFAQKNFTPGYLISSSQDTIAGLIDNKEWDRNPSYIDFKSNSESTIQHYTIQQLNGFGFVNGDVYRKAVVKIDKTPVRFEELLNNSKPTIVSDTVFLLEQVKGSLSLYHLLDEKDKSHFFIQKDEGLIDELIQRNFVFYKNSQPLFGTSEQYKDQLKYSYLHDFSDLYSQITKTSYTKAALTSLIQKANTRLNPEITKTIKIISKHESKFGLVVGVNLTHYQFISEGYEYLTKTHFTWQKNPMIGFSHQIILPRNRKKYAIYNELAWKRNFTQGQFDIKDATYSSTGIITIKANYLGLTSMLRYSWMNQKCQPFMNVGLAGNYATSVTTRVQASEQDRTNEQTTDKFILEHPGKFEGGIVVGGGVKVKQTTAEIRLEKGTGYLNPYTEIGARKTMLAFLVTYYFN; from the coding sequence ATGCAAAAAACTTTTACTTATTTACTTTGGGCCACTTTTTTACTGCTGGTTACTAACTTCAACACATTCGCCCAAAAAAACTTTACGCCTGGTTATTTAATTTCTTCGTCCCAGGATACTATAGCTGGTCTGATCGATAACAAAGAATGGGACCGGAACCCTTCCTATATTGATTTTAAATCAAATTCTGAAAGTACGATTCAACATTATACCATCCAACAACTAAACGGATTTGGCTTTGTCAACGGGGATGTTTACCGAAAAGCAGTAGTAAAGATTGACAAAACTCCGGTCCGGTTCGAAGAACTGTTGAATAACTCCAAACCTACTATTGTAAGTGATACCGTATTTTTATTAGAGCAGGTAAAAGGTTCTTTAAGCTTATATCACTTACTCGACGAGAAAGATAAAAGCCATTTCTTTATCCAAAAAGACGAAGGGCTTATCGATGAATTAATTCAGAGAAATTTTGTCTTTTATAAGAATAGTCAGCCATTGTTTGGCACTTCCGAGCAATATAAAGATCAATTAAAGTATTCTTACCTTCATGATTTTTCTGACTTATATTCGCAAATTACCAAAACCTCTTACACCAAAGCCGCATTAACTTCTTTGATACAAAAAGCTAATACGCGCTTAAATCCGGAGATTACTAAAACCATTAAAATAATTAGTAAACACGAAAGTAAATTTGGTTTAGTAGTTGGGGTAAATCTTACTCATTACCAATTTATCAGTGAGGGATATGAATACCTCACTAAAACGCATTTTACCTGGCAGAAAAACCCAATGATCGGTTTTTCGCACCAAATTATACTACCGCGCAACCGAAAAAAATATGCTATCTATAACGAGTTAGCCTGGAAAAGAAATTTCACGCAAGGCCAATTTGATATAAAAGATGCCACTTACTCTAGTACGGGTATCATTACCATTAAAGCCAATTATCTTGGTTTAACTTCGATGCTGCGTTACTCTTGGATGAATCAGAAATGTCAACCATTTATGAATGTTGGTTTAGCGGGTAATTATGCTACTTCGGTTACTACCCGCGTGCAAGCAAGCGAACAAGACCGTACAAACGAACAAACAACAGATAAATTTATTCTGGAACATCCCGGAAAATTTGAAGGAGGCATAGTAGTAGGCGGTGGAGTAAAAGTTAAACAAACAACCGCCGAAATTCGCCTGGAGAAAGGTACCGGTTATTTAAATCCGTATACTGAAATAGGTGCTCGTAAAACCATGCTCGCTTTTCTAGTAACGTACTACTTCAATTAA
- a CDS encoding outer membrane beta-barrel protein, which produces MQTRYTSLFWISLLLFLLSNKIYGQSNFVKAYLILPSQDTIQGLIDDQNWAKNPKIISFKRGENATIQKYKPGEIRGFSLNSGEQYNSQIVTIDKSPTELATLIEQAKLDNNFVVKDTVFLTVLVKGYAHLYYLKDENAKVHYYLQKPGMSVQELIQRKSISTIKGQNLLVTSDIYKGQLVNIFSDCLSLHSEINKTNYRKNELIQLAQKYNNYKTGATSQIVKGKLDTNVQFGLLAGMSKTNLLFSGNHTNSKLAESKFETNVNCIIGLHLDFIMERSRRKWSMHNELAWKPYQTKATYQTIKSADNYEKGTYTLAFGYVGLTNLLRYTLPFANIKPFINAGLAQNFALTTVNKHAKTTHFYAPDQESTEAALADYRKYEQALVIGTGITANRLSAEIRIEKGNGMSAYTALKSSKQMILALISYRIH; this is translated from the coding sequence ATGCAAACAAGATATACTTCCTTGTTTTGGATCAGCCTTTTACTTTTTTTACTTAGCAATAAAATTTATGGGCAAAGCAACTTTGTGAAGGCTTATTTAATTTTACCTTCGCAGGATACTATCCAAGGTTTAATTGATGATCAGAATTGGGCAAAAAACCCGAAGATAATCTCTTTTAAAAGAGGTGAAAACGCCACCATTCAAAAATATAAACCTGGTGAAATACGGGGATTTAGTTTGAATTCTGGTGAACAATACAACAGTCAAATTGTAACCATTGATAAATCGCCGACAGAACTTGCAACTTTAATAGAACAGGCTAAACTGGACAACAACTTTGTGGTAAAAGACACCGTTTTCTTAACGGTTTTGGTGAAAGGCTATGCCCATTTGTACTACTTAAAAGATGAAAATGCCAAAGTGCATTATTATTTACAAAAGCCAGGTATGTCTGTTCAAGAATTAATCCAACGAAAATCTATCTCTACCATCAAGGGCCAAAATTTGCTGGTTACTTCCGATATTTATAAAGGCCAACTGGTAAATATTTTTAGCGATTGTTTATCCTTACATTCCGAAATAAATAAAACGAATTACCGGAAAAATGAATTAATTCAATTAGCTCAAAAGTATAACAATTATAAAACCGGTGCTACAAGTCAAATAGTTAAAGGTAAACTTGATACAAATGTACAATTCGGATTGCTGGCGGGAATGAGTAAAACTAATTTACTTTTTTCGGGAAATCACACTAACTCTAAGTTAGCAGAGAGTAAATTTGAAACGAACGTAAACTGCATTATTGGCTTACATCTTGATTTTATCATGGAACGCAGCCGTAGGAAATGGTCAATGCATAACGAATTAGCCTGGAAACCTTATCAAACCAAAGCTACTTACCAGACCATTAAATCTGCGGATAATTACGAAAAAGGCACGTATACTTTAGCGTTTGGGTACGTAGGACTAACCAATTTGCTTCGTTATACCTTACCGTTTGCCAACATTAAACCTTTTATTAATGCTGGACTGGCGCAAAATTTTGCCCTTACTACCGTTAATAAGCACGCTAAAACCACACACTTTTACGCTCCGGATCAGGAAAGTACCGAAGCTGCCTTAGCGGACTACCGAAAATACGAGCAGGCACTCGTAATAGGTACCGGAATTACAGCTAATCGCCTATCCGCCGAGATCCGAATTGAAAAAGGTAACGGCATGTCTGCCTATACCGCCCTCAAATCTTCCAAGCAAATGATACTAGCCTTGATTTCTTACCGCATCCATTAA
- a CDS encoding YdeI/OmpD-associated family protein has protein sequence MLTPAEKIKNYMQQAPAFAQPICFKLREIILKAVPDIQESWKWSAPIYEKNGLICGIAAFKQHVNLSFFLGAYLKDSANILIGESSRNMRTIKFRDVSEINASIMANYIQEAAILNQSSLDRSSKTIEIPADLEQALHQHPVALAIFEKLAFTHRKEYVRWLEEAKKPETRQRRLEKAIERIAAGKKYS, from the coding sequence ATGCTTACTCCGGCTGAAAAAATTAAAAATTACATGCAACAGGCACCGGCTTTTGCTCAACCTATTTGTTTTAAGTTACGGGAAATTATTTTGAAGGCGGTTCCGGATATCCAGGAAAGCTGGAAATGGTCGGCGCCGATTTACGAGAAGAATGGCCTAATTTGCGGGATAGCAGCATTTAAACAACATGTTAACCTGTCGTTTTTTTTAGGCGCTTACTTGAAAGATTCAGCTAATATCTTAATCGGCGAATCCAGCCGCAACATGCGAACCATTAAGTTCAGGGATGTTTCGGAAATTAACGCATCTATTATGGCAAATTACATTCAAGAAGCAGCAATTTTGAACCAGTCCAGTCTTGATCGTTCTTCTAAAACAATAGAAATTCCTGCCGATTTAGAACAAGCATTACATCAGCACCCCGTAGCATTAGCAATATTTGAAAAATTAGCTTTCACTCACCGTAAAGAATACGTACGCTGGCTCGAAGAAGCTAAGAAACCAGAAACTCGCCAACGGCGCCTGGAAAAAGCAATTGAAAGGATAGCTGCCGGAAAAAAGTACAGTTAA
- a CDS encoding glycosyltransferase family 2 protein, with protein MKYLDYSTVTGAANLLLMKEPFRVLIAIITFKRPRGLKHLLKTLQSQEVSDAIQVEILVVDNDCTGETPKIIAELASTASFKLNLVEEPENGIVSARNKAVDFFLQTSFQALVFIDDDEWPSNTTWLQTLVNTQIQTQADIVTSLVHVIAKDSSKKWVEKVLDYGSHIKKNVGPTNRFYTNNLLLMRRVLEVINPAFDIRFAFTGSSDLHFCIKCRQAGFKAVFTPDAPVQEYYPISRSSLRWFFLRGYRAGEGATRATLYEGTFPFAYFYCLAMSGVRFVRGIFNIVIGLTTVDKAIIARSFLQVGSALGTLGGLFGMSYQEYKTIHGS; from the coding sequence ATGAAGTATTTAGACTATTCAACCGTTACCGGAGCTGCCAATTTATTATTAATGAAAGAACCATTCAGGGTATTGATAGCCATTATAACTTTTAAGCGACCAAGAGGACTAAAGCACTTATTAAAAACTTTGCAATCTCAAGAAGTGAGTGATGCTATACAGGTCGAGATTTTGGTGGTAGATAATGATTGCACCGGTGAAACCCCAAAAATTATTGCGGAGCTAGCGTCTACGGCATCTTTCAAATTAAATTTAGTAGAAGAACCGGAAAATGGCATTGTCTCTGCCCGGAATAAAGCTGTCGATTTTTTTTTGCAAACGTCCTTTCAGGCTTTAGTTTTTATCGACGACGACGAATGGCCCAGCAATACGACTTGGCTGCAAACCTTAGTAAATACTCAAATCCAAACCCAGGCCGATATTGTTACCAGCCTGGTACACGTAATAGCCAAAGATTCTTCTAAAAAATGGGTAGAAAAAGTTTTGGATTATGGCAGTCATATAAAAAAAAATGTAGGGCCGACAAACCGGTTTTACACTAACAATTTATTGCTAATGCGGCGGGTGTTAGAAGTTATAAATCCTGCTTTTGATATACGGTTTGCTTTTACCGGTTCCTCTGATCTTCATTTTTGTATTAAATGCCGACAAGCCGGTTTTAAGGCTGTTTTTACCCCGGACGCTCCGGTTCAGGAATATTACCCTATCTCCCGTTCCTCTTTGCGCTGGTTCTTTTTACGAGGGTATCGTGCTGGCGAAGGGGCCACCCGTGCCACGCTTTATGAAGGTACTTTCCCTTTTGCTTATTTTTATTGTTTAGCAATGAGTGGGGTCCGTTTCGTACGTGGTATTTTCAATATAGTAATTGGTCTTACTACAGTCGATAAAGCCATTATAGCCCGCAGTTTTCTGCAAGTTGGGTCGGCTTTAGGTACCCTAGGTGGTTTATTTGGCATGTCCTATCAGGAATACAAAACCATCCATGGTTCGTAG
- a CDS encoding glycosyltransferase: protein MAGEKKAKNMKCIWIIDPYTDIPELNWRDSRYLLIARFLSNAGYNVHLFISNFSHKDKTYVNDQKQIRLNSNLNIVLVETTGYEHHISFKRIKYEQTFAKGVAANPNNIPPPAIVILKEPAIFMYSFLKSFIQEAKAKLILDIIDLWPESFEVKLPKLIRKYSKVIFWPFYNRRKNIYLNASAVTAVSPDYLEQVLQYNKKIAGEVVYWGCDVPSLEKEMQDADGSLLTQLHLPEKGSNIWGIYAGTLGEGYDIPSILETAKKMQVSAPNLKFLIAGKGPLLENVKSAAKASSNIIYLGSLPTKTLYKLFSFCDFGFSTYADGSAVSMPIKCYDYFAAGLPLINSLGRNLEHLVTTRKLGYQYKAADVDSLVNAITLLLNSDLQQMKSRCKEVGTEFTNSVQYGKYIKVVRNVENLGWSN from the coding sequence ATGGCAGGTGAGAAAAAAGCAAAAAATATGAAGTGCATTTGGATTATTGACCCTTATACGGATATACCGGAATTAAATTGGCGAGACAGTAGGTATCTTTTAATAGCAAGATTTTTAAGTAATGCTGGCTATAATGTTCATTTATTTATATCAAATTTTTCCCATAAAGATAAAACTTATGTAAACGACCAAAAACAAATTCGGCTTAATTCTAATTTAAATATTGTACTGGTAGAAACCACTGGATATGAGCATCATATTTCGTTTAAACGAATCAAATATGAACAAACTTTCGCTAAAGGGGTGGCAGCAAATCCTAACAATATTCCGCCGCCCGCAATTGTAATCCTGAAGGAGCCGGCAATTTTTATGTACAGTTTTCTGAAATCCTTCATTCAAGAGGCTAAAGCTAAGTTAATTTTAGATATAATTGATTTATGGCCAGAATCGTTTGAAGTAAAATTACCTAAGCTGATACGGAAGTATAGTAAAGTAATTTTCTGGCCATTTTACAACAGGAGAAAAAATATTTACTTAAACGCCTCCGCTGTTACAGCCGTATCTCCGGATTATCTGGAACAGGTTTTACAGTACAATAAAAAAATTGCGGGAGAAGTAGTTTATTGGGGTTGTGATGTACCTTCCTTAGAAAAAGAAATGCAAGATGCCGATGGTAGCCTTTTAACTCAGTTACATTTGCCGGAAAAAGGAAGTAATATTTGGGGAATTTATGCGGGTACTTTAGGAGAAGGATACGATATACCCTCGATACTTGAAACAGCAAAAAAAATGCAAGTAAGTGCGCCCAATCTTAAATTTTTGATTGCGGGCAAAGGCCCCTTATTAGAAAATGTAAAATCAGCGGCTAAGGCTAGTTCTAATATTATTTACCTGGGTAGTTTACCCACCAAAACGTTATACAAATTATTTTCTTTCTGCGATTTCGGTTTTTCTACCTATGCGGATGGATCGGCAGTATCCATGCCAATTAAATGTTATGATTACTTTGCGGCGGGGCTTCCTTTAATCAATAGTTTAGGTAGAAATTTAGAACATCTAGTTACTACCAGAAAGCTAGGTTATCAATATAAAGCCGCTGATGTTGATTCTTTAGTGAACGCGATAACTTTACTGTTAAATAGTGATTTACAGCAAATGAAGAGTAGATGTAAAGAAGTAGGAACTGAATTTACAAATTCAGTTCAGTATGGTAAATACATAAAAGTAGTTAGAAATGTAGAAAATTTAGGATGGAGTAATTGA
- a CDS encoding 2'-5' RNA ligase family protein, producing MMVAVVSLLDAEHSQMVNEIIDDLERTFGLKGVKITADPHVTWLICEIEKLAQLKTYLSEVAGQTKSVRVKTTGLGIFPGEHPVIFVPVIRADGFNLVHAELYRGIRAFSRHTVNFYDPENWVPHISLALRDTTPEILPTLITYLNQRTYNWDIELNNFSILRSENNQFRQDTTYQFNSKPVEIS from the coding sequence ATGATGGTAGCGGTTGTCTCCTTATTGGATGCAGAGCATTCTCAAATGGTGAATGAAATAATCGACGATCTGGAACGGACCTTCGGTTTAAAAGGGGTTAAAATTACGGCCGATCCGCACGTTACCTGGCTGATTTGCGAAATAGAAAAATTAGCTCAATTAAAAACTTACTTAAGCGAGGTTGCCGGTCAAACCAAATCCGTTCGCGTGAAGACTACCGGTTTAGGTATTTTTCCGGGCGAACACCCGGTAATATTTGTACCGGTTATCCGGGCGGATGGATTTAACCTGGTACATGCCGAGCTTTACCGGGGTATTCGGGCTTTCAGCCGGCATACTGTCAATTTTTACGATCCGGAAAATTGGGTACCGCATATATCTCTGGCCCTCCGCGATACTACTCCCGAAATTTTACCCACCTTAATTACCTATCTAAACCAAAGAACCTATAACTGGGACATTGAACTGAATAATTTTAGTATTTTAAGGAGCGAAAATAACCAGTTCCGGCAGGATACTACGTATCAGTTCAACTCTAAACCAGTAGAAATAAGTTAA
- a CDS encoding ABC-F family ATP-binding cassette domain-containing protein, translating to MISINNLDFHFGSRTLYEDASLHIKPKDKIGLIGLNGTGKSTLLRVLVGEYKPDNGTIQMSRDTTLGFLNQDLLSYQTEDSILLVAMQAFEEALVLQKKIEEVLHQFETDYRDELVDVLAKLQEQFEALDGYNIQNKAEEILEGLGFGTEELQKPLKTFSGGWRMRVMLAKILLQKPSLLLLDEPTNHLDLPSIKWLENYLENYEGALVIVSHDREFLDKTTNTTVEVAQQKLNVYAGNYSFYLEEKELRNEIQKGAFENQQSQIRQAERFIERFKAKASKAKQAQSRAKMLDKLERIDDVASDAPKVNFKFQFTVQPGRHILRLEHMSKSYGEKMIFRDTHVNIERGDKIALIGANGKGKSTLLRIIAGDEQINGKRQLGHNVIMAFYAQHQLESLHIENEILQELIEAGSKRNEMELRGVLGSFLFTGDAVFKKIKVLSGGEKSRVALAKTLISEANFLLLDEPTNHLDMQSVNILIQALEQYEGTFVVISHDRYFVENVANKIWYIEDYQLKEYPGTYHEYEYWQEQREKNNRKNGITIEKSVASKPQTVKTIAPTGNMVNLQQDLKKLNQQLKEVENQIGELENKQVNLENQLADPKIYGNSSRLQETTQQFEILKKELERKNTLWEETVQAIDELESQVKKS from the coding sequence ATGATTTCTATAAATAATCTCGATTTTCATTTCGGCAGCCGTACCCTTTACGAAGATGCCAGTTTACATATTAAACCGAAAGATAAAATTGGCTTAATTGGTTTAAACGGTACGGGTAAATCTACGCTGCTGCGCGTTCTGGTAGGGGAGTACAAGCCCGATAACGGGACCATTCAAATGAGTCGCGATACTACTTTGGGCTTTTTAAATCAGGATTTATTATCGTATCAAACCGAGGATAGTATTTTGCTGGTGGCCATGCAGGCATTTGAAGAAGCTTTGGTGCTGCAAAAGAAAATTGAAGAGGTACTACACCAGTTTGAAACAGATTACCGCGACGAACTGGTAGATGTATTAGCTAAGCTGCAAGAACAATTTGAAGCCTTGGATGGCTACAACATTCAGAATAAAGCCGAAGAAATTTTAGAAGGTTTAGGCTTTGGCACCGAAGAGTTACAAAAACCCTTGAAAACTTTTTCGGGTGGTTGGCGCATGCGGGTAATGCTGGCGAAAATTTTATTGCAAAAACCTTCTTTGCTCCTGCTCGATGAGCCTACCAACCACTTGGATTTACCTTCTATTAAATGGCTTGAAAATTATCTGGAAAACTATGAAGGAGCCTTGGTGATTGTATCGCACGACCGGGAGTTTCTGGACAAAACTACCAACACCACCGTTGAAGTAGCGCAGCAAAAATTAAATGTATACGCCGGTAATTATTCTTTTTACCTCGAAGAAAAAGAATTGCGCAACGAAATTCAGAAAGGAGCTTTTGAAAATCAACAATCTCAGATTCGGCAGGCCGAACGGTTTATCGAACGATTTAAAGCCAAAGCCTCTAAAGCCAAGCAAGCGCAAAGCCGCGCTAAAATGCTCGATAAACTGGAGCGAATTGATGATGTAGCCAGCGATGCTCCCAAAGTAAATTTTAAATTTCAGTTTACGGTGCAACCGGGCCGTCATATTCTGCGGCTGGAGCACATGAGTAAAAGCTACGGCGAGAAAATGATTTTCCGGGATACCCACGTAAATATTGAGCGAGGTGATAAAATTGCTTTAATTGGGGCGAACGGTAAAGGTAAATCCACGCTTTTGCGCATTATTGCCGGCGACGAACAAATTAATGGTAAGCGTCAGCTAGGCCATAACGTAATAATGGCCTTTTACGCCCAGCACCAGTTAGAATCTTTACACATTGAAAATGAAATTCTGCAGGAATTAATAGAAGCGGGCAGCAAACGTAACGAAATGGAATTACGCGGCGTATTGGGTTCTTTTTTATTTACGGGCGATGCGGTTTTCAAAAAAATTAAGGTTCTATCCGGGGGAGAAAAATCAAGGGTCGCTTTGGCCAAAACCTTAATTTCAGAAGCAAATTTTCTTTTGCTCGATGAGCCTACCAACCACCTGGACATGCAATCGGTTAATATTCTGATTCAGGCTTTAGAGCAATACGAAGGCACTTTCGTGGTGATTTCGCACGACCGTTACTTTGTAGAAAATGTGGCAAACAAAATCTGGTATATCGAAGATTATCAATTAAAAGAATATCCGGGAACCTACCACGAATACGAATACTGGCAAGAACAACGGGAGAAGAACAACCGCAAAAATGGAATTACCATAGAAAAGTCAGTAGCTAGTAAACCCCAAACTGTTAAAACCATTGCACCTACCGGCAACATGGTTAATTTGCAACAAGACTTAAAAAAATTGAACCAACAGTTGAAAGAGGTAGAAAACCAAATTGGTGAATTAGAAAATAAACAAGTAAACCTGGAAAACCAATTGGCTGATCCTAAAATATACGGTAACTCTTCGCGATTGCAGGAAACGACGCAGCAATTTGAAATTCTAAAAAAGGAACTTGAACGCAAAAATACGCTGTGGGAAGAAACCGTACAGGCCATTGATGAATTGGAAAGTCAAGTAAAAAAATCCTGA
- a CDS encoding type IX secretion system plug protein, with protein sequence MMMNRPPFYLLLALFSSLFWGPTCVPVEQTTASSGATSGKSEYYASTALRYEDFVYDPTIKSVQCYVQTGNAEEVFNAPVVPLVQTEPIMLEFDQLNTPQQRFTVKFVYCNLDWTEARLTQIQFMDEFNEFYITDALSSYNTKVPYFHYRFQLPRVKLPGNYLVVVTDRSGNPIITRRLLVYDNRVTVAAKSVLPVGTEERATNQQIDFNILYPEYPVVNPSQEIKVVLRQNSRWDNAKTNLRPSFVHDTQKRLEYTFFNGASSFPGLKEYRGFDDRNLRGRGFNVEAVSLEANPVEVKLYPEKNRSREVYSQDVDINGKMVYENRRFGSTNTGDPDYVLVTFALAAPDPVPGDVYVFGQLSDWKLTPEFKLTYVPAAQQYAGKIMLKQGYYNYSFALQVANQPQKANEAYFEGSHFQTRNTYDVLVYYRPPGTRTDLLIGYQWLETNGTRR encoded by the coding sequence ATGATGATGAATAGACCCCCATTTTATTTACTCCTCGCTCTTTTCAGTTCTTTATTTTGGGGCCCAACTTGTGTTCCCGTGGAGCAAACCACTGCCTCATCGGGAGCTACTTCCGGGAAATCGGAATATTATGCCTCTACTGCGCTCCGCTACGAAGATTTCGTGTACGATCCTACCATCAAATCGGTGCAATGTTATGTGCAGACCGGTAATGCCGAAGAAGTATTTAATGCTCCGGTAGTGCCTCTGGTGCAAACTGAACCCATCATGCTGGAATTTGATCAGTTAAATACGCCTCAGCAACGATTTACGGTTAAATTTGTTTACTGCAATCTTGACTGGACCGAAGCACGCTTAACCCAAATTCAGTTTATGGACGAGTTCAATGAATTTTATATAACAGATGCTTTATCTTCTTACAATACCAAAGTACCCTACTTTCATTACCGCTTTCAGTTACCCCGCGTAAAACTTCCCGGTAACTACTTGGTAGTTGTAACCGATAGAAGCGGCAATCCAATTATTACCCGGCGCCTGTTGGTTTACGATAACCGGGTTACGGTGGCAGCAAAATCGGTTTTACCGGTAGGAACCGAAGAAAGGGCCACGAATCAACAAATAGATTTTAATATACTCTACCCGGAATATCCGGTTGTAAATCCTTCGCAGGAAATTAAAGTGGTGCTGCGCCAGAACAGCCGCTGGGATAATGCTAAAACTAACTTACGTCCTTCTTTTGTGCACGACACGCAAAAGCGACTGGAATATACTTTTTTTAACGGAGCCAGCAGTTTTCCGGGTTTAAAAGAATACCGTGGTTTTGATGATCGTAATCTACGAGGCCGGGGCTTTAACGTAGAAGCCGTTAGTTTAGAAGCAAACCCGGTAGAGGTAAAATTGTACCCCGAAAAAAATCGTTCCCGCGAAGTGTACTCCCAGGACGTAGATATAAACGGTAAAATGGTGTACGAGAACCGGCGATTTGGCAGCACCAATACCGGCGACCCCGATTATGTACTGGTAACTTTTGCCCTGGCAGCGCCTGATCCGGTTCCCGGCGATGTTTATGTATTTGGGCAACTGAGCGATTGGAAACTAACGCCGGAGTTTAAATTAACGTACGTGCCGGCTGCGCAGCAATACGCCGGGAAGATTATGTTAAAACAAGGATATTACAATTATTCCTTCGCGCTACAAGTGGCTAATCAACCGCAAAAGGCCAACGAAGCTTATTTTGAAGGCAGTCATTTTCAAACCCGTAATACTTACGATGTGCTTGTTTACTACCGTCCGCCGGGTACCCGCACCGATTTATTGATTGGTTATCAATGGCTCGAAACCAATGGTACCCGCCGTTAA